Part of the Vespa crabro chromosome 15, iyVesCrab1.2, whole genome shotgun sequence genome is shown below.
TCATTTTCGATCTCATTCTAACCCATGAACCATCACTAGTAACATCGCcacctttcattctttctccctatttctctctgaGCTGCTTGGTAGACTCCTCAACAGAAATTTCAAGAATGCGATTTTAACTGTAACTTTCATCGTGATTAAGGAAGATTGCTTCTGTCTGAGAGGACATTCCCAAAGCTCggaattgattaataattcgCTTCGACGATACAGCgtagcgagagagaaagaaataaagagaaagagaaagagagagagacaagaacAAAGTGTTGCATTACTCGCGTTCCAAAATAGTTCTAGAGGAAACATCGCTGaactatctctctttcgaaacGACGAACAAAGTCGATCGCCAGAGTTACGTCGTTCGCCAACTTGAAAACATTCGGCTTACCTTAAACTTTTCAACAATTAACGGAAGCAGAGGAAAGGAAGTGTAAAAGTGTAATCATGTGTgggaacgattattattaatattatattataaataaaacattatataaatacaatcttaattctcaacaaatttatcgatcatcttcaaaatcgaatttattataattattctattgtgattaaaagaaatgaatgtgAAACGTTTTAAGTCTTAACGTTTTACgaatatcattcttttttgtttaatcgCAACAAATTCATGTCGTTTAATTCATCTATTTATATGCTACAACgttgtgataataaaaatatatcgatctatttaaaaaaagaaaaaaataaaagaaagaaaaagaaaatatcaatgatcTGATAAATCTCTACGAAAATATTCCCATAGACAAAAATATTGCTTTAAtcggaatattatttttaaagaaattttgaaagaaacaacttatttattttgataataataacaaaaacaataacaaaaaagtatTAGCGTTGTATAACGTTACTAGCGGTATGTTCTATTTCTTGTAAAGACAAcacgttttattaattttagctGATAGTAAGGGATGTCAtagtatcgttgttatataCGTCCCGAAACAAGGATTATGGGGTCGAGTGATAAGGAAGAGGGGGAATGTGAAGAAGGAAAACCGGACGAAAGCTGATGGGACTCGATCGATCTTTCAGGAAAGTTTGGAAATTGAGTGTGAATAGCGATAGACCGATGGACGTTCCTCCGGCTTGCCATCCAGAAAAATAATTCGGAAGATTAACCCGGTGACGTccgaaaatgaattttctctgACAGATAAGCGGAACTTTctttatgtattttcttttttttttcttccttaagaATGATTTATGATCGGACGATCGATGCACTATGTCTCTtgcttcttctctctcattctcactctctctctttctccgtaaAATTTCATGAGAAAAGAaacttcaataaaaaaaaaaaaccttttaGAAAAACTGaactaatataaaatttttcttattaattttgaacGTTCAAACGTTATTCGAACAAGTCTTCGTGAAATAATATACATCATCGTAAATTGCACTCAGTTTACTAGACTATTAGCAACTTCGTATGACAGCGAAGGGATAAGAAGGGTAtatgcaaagagagagagagagagagagagagagagagagagagagagaaagagagagaacctgTAGTGAATTTTGATGCACCCATGTACAGAGCATATTCCTTACACCTGCCGGATACAGAGCATGCAACGTAGACAAGACCCAAGAGTGTAAGCTTATATGATCTATGTGCTAATACAAGTTGTCACAAaagcaatattaatatcgtatgaAGTAGTACAAAGTATTTCTATTAAAGTATCGTTATCTTTTAagatatgaattttttctaataaatataaaagaaaaaagaaaagaaaaaagaaaaataaaagaagaaaaaaagaagaaaagagaatgtttTCAATCTCACACGATTTTAATCATAACCcaatgagatagaaaaaagaatgaagaaaggaaatactacgaaaaaagaaaaaaaaaaaagaaaaaggaaaaaaaaaggaaaaaaaaactttccaGTTGATCCATTTCTAATTCGAATAGAAATGAACCGGTAGTGCAACGATTCGAATCGAAGTGCATTCGCTCCGATAACTCGGTCCATCTGCGGTAATAGACGCTTTTAACGTTACAAACGATGCTTCCGTTATTTCGAAGTACAATTGGATCGTCGAACTTGTCGTTCTTGAAAATTCTGTACAAGGACGCACCTGCGTTTACCTATAATAccagtatatatgtatatacgtatgtgtgtgtaaaagagaatatatgaTGAGTGCGTATTTACGTAGGAGAGGCCAGTTACCTCTCATTTGCACTCGAATGTGACGTCATAGCATTTCTCGAGCTAGTACTTCGCACCAGGAAAGCCGGAAAACAGTCACATTTGTCATTGTTATAACAGACAAAGGATAGTACATActagaaaatagagaaaagttcatatatctgtatctatatctacatatatatatatatatatatatatcacatatacatgtatatatgtatatgaaaagtaagaaagagaagtattGGAAGAAAATAGATACGAGCTTGAAAATAAAGACAGACTTAATGGGTAGACCTATTACTATCATATTATAACATAGAGAAATAGCGACAACGTGAAGAAAGATGAGAACTTAGAAAGGAACGATCGTTTTGCGTTACTTCGCAAAAGGGAAGGGATTCTCGATTATTATATCTTGTATCGTCAAGCTAAAAGCTTCACAAAtttcccctccctctctctctctctctttctctctctcatatgtTATGTAAccagagaaaaaggaaaacgtctCCTCCCTTTACCAAAAAAGACTACTTTAAAcattattcgaattaattataaattacaaagTACAGTAGAGTGTATTATATTAGGCACGACCTATTTTCAGATAGTTTATcgttctatatattatacatataccgTTGGAGCAATCTATCTACGTCATGTGAACACAGTACCAAACTAAAGATTATTAGCTGGATACCAAGGATCTATTAGGACGATATGAATACTCTATATTATCCTTCGACGATATAGCGAATCTATTTACTATAGGATCCTTCCAAAATCTACGAGGGTTACATGGCTAATGATGTTCTTTACGCTTACATACCCACCCATCCTCAAGGTATCACAAATCAAAGTTAAAAGCTAGCCCATTAAGAAGGTAACGCTTGAAATACTCAAtgacaatataataaatcctTATATAACATGTTTCATATAAAATGacgtaaaaaacaaaaaacgagccttatataaaagataacatGATGTCTCTATaagtttatattttcatagagtatcaatgaataataaaaccTTATATCTCGTATAAATATCTGTTTTCAAATACGTACGCAAATAATCCATAGTTAGATCGGCCAATAAGTAATATCGGAATTATCAgttactttttttatcgaaaattaataaactctCCTATAAGATCGATAGTTAATGTTAGaactttcaatgaaaaaaaaaaagaagaaaaggagaaaaaaatgccgaaaaatattgaaaattcttaTATTACTTATTGGCTGATACAATAAAAGCCATGTAACTTGTATAACATAAAACGCATTCTTTATATCTCCGGTAAATTGTCCACTGTCGATTGCGAATGATCGTTTGgtaaaatgaaaatcttttcgGACGATGTATATGCCGATTAATCGAGATGGTTTTCACTAAAAGCGCATAGTACCAATGTCAAATATAAATCATGAACGATGAGAACGAGCTCGAAAACGATGTTGTCGGAGCGCTTACGCAGCTGTGCGAGCAAAAGAGGGCAGTTACCCTTGACGATGACACCCAAGAGTGGCACGACAGCCATCCTCGTAGTGCTTCACACGAGGAAACCCGGAAAATAATCGTGTTTATTAGAGAGCTGTATTTGTGTCTCCGAACGTTGGAATCGTATCTCAACTTTGTCGACGTTCCTAACGCTTCTATCTCTATAGCAACGAAGAATTCGGTTAACGgcaaataaaggaaagaaaaacaaaaaaaaaaagaaacgagaatgaaaaataaaaagaactcgTGCGggaatatgataatatatcttttcaaaaaCGTGAGATATTGTAGTGTTATTTCTATCAATGTGTTACTGACTTTCGTTATTCGATTCGTCGATTGAACTGTTCTTAATGATACTTTCAAAactgtaattatataaaacgtgTAGTGATGATGAAGGAAATGTTGTAAAAACGGTCTGATCGTGTAGTGATCATAAGAAACAatcataaatatgaaaatatcacAGAGAACGAAAGTAAGCACGAAAATGgacgaagaaaatattcttctgAAAAAAAGGCGAAAGAAATGAACGTATAAATTaagtcttttattttttctttctttattttggttttttcgtttattttttcccttttcccctttttttcctttttattttcttttttcctttttttttttcattctattacATGCGGAATGCCGGAGGTGTGCGAGCGAGTCTGCGCTGTTAAAGTTCGTTCACATGGCGCAGGTACGGTCGAGCACGTCGGTGCATGCGCAATGGTGTATTGATCCTGCGAATCTAAGATGCATGTACCATCATCCAGTGGTCCATTGGCTGTACACAATGCCATTTCTGTTCTACGTTCTTCCGCCGTTTCATTGAACGGTACAAACCCGTGTGAGTAATGCGATACACGACGGATCCTTCTTGCATTTCCGATCGATAAAAGCGAGACCAGAAGGAAGATCGTGCAAGTTGCCGTTTAGATTATGACATCTATCGAGAGCCACAAGATTTCACCCTGCGATATAAGCGCATCGACACTTTTTGGAATCCCAATTAATGAGTATGTAACCATTTCGCGTTTTACATCCAtcaaaaagattaaaagatttatcaaagttttacgattttttataacgaaaaagaaaccacgtgtaatttaattttaacctTTTTACATATCCAGCGATATTAATGTACTTTGTttactattaattaaaatctaagGCATAGTTTATCTAAAATTAATCGTCGTTtttgaaacatatatatatatatatatatatatatatatatatatatatatatatacatacatacttacatatatatatatacatatatattcgacgaaaaaattcaatcttttcaaaatttttatatatatatatatatatatatatatatatacataatttgaaaaaaaaatgtataagatatttgtttaaaatttgttggaaattgtttaaataataaaatctattcaTAAAAGATTGAAATTTGTTAAACAATATCTATTGGAAGAAATATTAACCAGAAGAAATGATACCCCAATATGTATGAATGATTCCAAGTTTAATTTCGACTTCTTCGACATAAAGTCAATATAGATAGATGGTAGTTAACGCAACAGGTTCATAAATCCCTGACTAGCAATAGCATATAAAGCCTAGTTAAGCTAACGTTATAAAGGTAAAAGTGTCGATTCTATTAAACTACAGCCTCGTTTCGACAATAATTTATTGATCGACCTACAGTCGTCGATAATGCTAACggagaagagaaatatttcttgGTTGATTGgagtaacatttttttttaaattttgtttttatatattcagctttttttgctctttttatttttatttttttatttttgtatttttacttttttattctaataaaaagaataaaagaatgatcGAAATATGATCCAACTTTTTGCAGGGagccaataataatatataaataaatgtacgcGATCGAACTATAATGATAGTCAGATTAATTACCGTGATCCTCACAGCGAGGATTTGCTATGGGAATCCTGATGCTAAACGACTTTACGATGACTTACTCTCGAATTACAATCGTCTTATTCGACCCGTTTCGAACAATACAGATACGGTCGTTGTCAAGTTAGGTCTTCGTCTTTCACAGCTCATCGACCTGGTAAGACAAATTTATAACTTGTTAACcctttattatagtataaatattttgaaaaaaaagaaactaataattttatatatttgcagAATTTAAAGGATCAAATCCTAACAACGAACGTTTGGTTAGAACATGTAAGTATAACGATGTTCTATTACAATAatcttgatattaaaaaaaaaaaaaaaaagaaaaaaataataataaataaatttcgttaACTTTTAGGAATGGCAGGATCACAAATTTCAATGGGATCCATCGGAATATGGAGGTGTAACAGAACTCTATGTACCGAGCGAACATATATGGTTACCCGATATCGTACTTTACAACAAGTAAGAAATTTCATCCTAAAATATCTCCTTTTATCCCTAGTAaaacagataaaaaataaCTGTAACATCAATTTTCAGCGCCGATGGAGAATATGGCGTGACCACCATGACAAAAGCTATTTTACATTACACGGGTAAAGTCCTTTGGACACCACCAgctatttttaaatcatcCTGCGAAATCGACGTCAGATATTTTCCGTTTGATCAGCAAACCTGTTTCATGAAGTTTGGTTCGTGGACATACGATGGTTTTCAGGTTAGTTAAAAAGAATCTAATCATATCAAAATGTAAATCAAACAccaatcgatattaattaaaattatttttcagatCGATTTGAAACACATTAATCAAAAATTGGGAGACAAAGTAGAAGTTGGTATCGACCTACGTGAATATTATCCAAGTGTCGAGTGGGACATTTTAGGTGTACCAGCGGAACgtcacaaaaaatattatccctGTTGTCACGAACCTTATCCCGACATATTCTTCAATATCACGTTACGTCGTAAAACACTTTTCTACACAGTGAACCTAATCGTACCGTGCGTAAGCATCTCTTATCTTTCGGTATTGGCCTTCTATCTACCTGCTGATTCAGGAGAAAAAATAGCCTTATGTATCAACATCCTCCTATCTCAAACCATGTTCTTCCTATTGATATCAGAAATTATACCGTCTACTTCGTTAGCATTACCATTATTAGGCAAATACTTGCTCTTCACAATGATCCTCGTAGGTCTCTCggtagttataacaataataatattgaacgtTCATTATCGTAAACCAAGTACACACAAAATGGCACCGTGGGtcagaaaaatattcattcgaaGATTACCGAAGTTATTACTAATGAGAGTACCAGATGATCTTCTCAATGATCTTGCTGCTCATAAAATACATGGACGAGGAAAATCTGGGAAAAAGAGTAAATTCAATGCAGCCGTTGCAGCTGCCGTTCAATCTTCCTCCATCGTTTCTTCTCCAGATTCTGCTCGTCATCAACGTATCGGTGGTACTTTCTACAATTAAAACAACctttctaattataataataataataataatatataatttgtcaTTATATCGTCTTCTCCAGGTTGCAACGGCTTACATACAACAACTGCACACAACAGATTTCTTGGTGGAGGTTTTGGTGGTTACAATGGACTTCCAACTGTCATGTCTGGATTGGATGAGTCTTTGAGCGACGTCACACCTAGAAAAAAGTATCCGTTCGAACTTGAGAAAGCTTTACATAATGTGATGTTCATTCAACATCATATACAACGGCAGGACGAATTCAATgctgtaaatataattaatctcCACAGTTTATGTTCagtcatatatatttcttttttttttttttatatctttgcaTCTACTTgcaacaataaaattatcaaatctatgaaaataatcgattttagatatcttcttttattatgattatcaaaATTAGCATTACTAGAGTAACATATTAATCGAAAactatttttccttatttattaGTGTAAAATTAAGTAAACtgtaaacaataatgaaaaaaatgtttcttttttctttcaagtacctaaaaaaaaatcgaaaaatatagtaaaaatagaTCGGtaattctaatattaattaccatagcgatttataataaattatatttgtctttaataataaattattaataaaaaaaatatcgtccttgaagattaaagataaatataaaatttgtattatttgcaGGAAGATCAAGATTGGGGTTTTGTCGCTATGGTTCTCGATCGACTTTTCCTCTGGATCTTCACGATAGCTTCCATAGGTGGAACATTTACTATTCTCGCCGAAGCTCCTGCACTTTACGACGATACTAAACCTATCGATATGCAATATTCTTCCATTGCTCATCAACAATATTTGCCACCGGGCCaagatttattagaaaatctagtctaaaaattataacgtcATTGATTCATATATCAAGAATACAATGTACAGTTCATAAAAATCCTCTTGTCTTTCAGTGTTTCCATGGATACGAATgcgttaaaagaaaatctgGAAGACAAGAGTTACGGTGTTGCTCtttacaaaaagataaaagaaaaaaaaaaaagaaaagaaaaaagaaaacattgtcGACTAATTCTAACGTCTAAATGACAAATACGTTTCTCGCTAGTATATTTAAACGTACTTATTCGTATTTACTCCACTTTCAGTTTCTTACtcggaaaacgaaaaaaaaaaaagagagaaaaaaaacgtagcgagtgatttaaatgaaatgaaataaaatgtttaaaagagATTAATGTCTCTCCGTACA
Proteins encoded:
- the LOC124429589 gene encoding acetylcholine receptor subunit alpha-L1 isoform X1; this translates as MIVRLITVILTARICYGNPDAKRLYDDLLSNYNRLIRPVSNNTDTVVVKLGLRLSQLIDLNLKDQILTTNVWLEHEWQDHKFQWDPSEYGGVTELYVPSEHIWLPDIVLYNNADGEYGVTTMTKAILHYTGKVLWTPPAIFKSSCEIDVRYFPFDQQTCFMKFGSWTYDGFQIDLKHINQKLGDKVEVGIDLREYYPSVEWDILGVPAERHKKYYPCCHEPYPDIFFNITLRRKTLFYTVNLIVPCVSISYLSVLAFYLPADSGEKIALCINILLSQTMFFLLISEIIPSTSLALPLLGKYLLFTMILVGLSVVITIIILNVHYRKPSTHKMAPWVRKIFIRRLPKLLLMRVPDDLLNDLAAHKIHGRGKSGKKSKFNAAVAAAVQSSSIVSSPDSARHQRIGGCNGLHTTTAHNRFLGGGFGGYNGLPTVMSGLDESLSDVTPRKKYPFELEKALHNVMFIQHHIQRQDEFNAEDQDWGFVAMVLDRLFLWIFTIASIGGTFTILAEAPALYDDTKPIDMQYSSIAHQQYLPPGQDLLENLV
- the LOC124429589 gene encoding acetylcholine receptor subunit alpha-L1 isoform X2; translation: MIVRLITVILTARICYGNPDAKRLYDDLLSNYNRLIRPVSNNTDTVVVKLGLRLSQLIDLNLKDQILTTNVWLEHEWQDHKFQWDPSEYGGVTELYVPSEHIWLPDIVLYNNADGEYGVTTMTKAILHYTGKVLWTPPAIFKSSCEIDVRYFPFDQQTCFMKFGSWTYDGFQIDLKHINQKLGDKVEVGIDLREYYPSVEWDILGVPAERHKKYYPCCHEPYPDIFFNITLRRKTLFYTVNLIVPCVSISYLSVLAFYLPADSGEKIALCINILLSQTMFFLLISEIIPSTSLALPLLGKYLLFTMILVGLSVVITIIILNVHYRKPSTHKMAPWVRKIFIRRLPKLLLMRVPDDLLNDLAAHKIHGRGKSGKKSKFNAAVAAAVQSSSIVSSPDSARHQRIGCNGLHTTTAHNRFLGGGFGGYNGLPTVMSGLDESLSDVTPRKKYPFELEKALHNVMFIQHHIQRQDEFNAEDQDWGFVAMVLDRLFLWIFTIASIGGTFTILAEAPALYDDTKPIDMQYSSIAHQQYLPPGQDLLENLV